Proteins encoded in a region of the Armatimonadota bacterium genome:
- a CDS encoding DnaJ domain-containing protein, producing the protein MPSHYETLGLELGAGEAEIRAAYRRLARTLHPDVNRAEDAKERFQELQTAYEVLSDARRKAAYDDILGRQSGRSSMPADKEARRRQKEREEEEELARRAEERMRDARPGARIDPAETERLSQLINTGKIVEAERMAADMIAREHRQPVPHAVLGDVYRFRGEYAKALQSYGYAAQYEPNNPVYQRKYEQLLEGGVGTVAAARSDTYVPEFSFPPLAVGGGVCLAAVLYVALSPEPPLGLFFAPKWTLGNLAMQLVTGLVAGACLSLSGALARFQVAAGAAMTKVRPATALGLVAVVSFWLACLVYYAIGQSQHAFNRSLSLTLGAAAGVTVAFALAGWSRGGDLALQNLLWCGNLVYVCTMLGWSVTDALKGSA; encoded by the coding sequence GTGCCGTCGCACTACGAGACTCTGGGGCTCGAACTCGGCGCGGGTGAAGCCGAAATCCGCGCGGCTTACCGACGGTTGGCCCGGACGCTCCACCCCGACGTCAACCGCGCAGAAGACGCGAAAGAGCGGTTCCAAGAACTGCAGACGGCTTACGAAGTCTTGAGCGACGCTCGGCGCAAAGCGGCCTATGACGACATCCTCGGCCGTCAGTCCGGTCGGTCGTCGATGCCTGCCGACAAGGAAGCCAGACGCCGTCAGAAGGAGCGCGAAGAGGAAGAAGAACTCGCCCGACGGGCTGAAGAACGAATGCGGGACGCGCGCCCCGGAGCCCGGATCGATCCGGCCGAGACGGAACGCCTCTCCCAACTGATCAATACGGGAAAGATCGTCGAAGCGGAACGGATGGCGGCCGACATGATCGCCCGCGAGCACCGGCAGCCCGTCCCACACGCCGTCTTGGGCGACGTGTACCGGTTCCGGGGCGAATATGCGAAGGCACTTCAGAGTTACGGGTACGCCGCACAGTACGAACCGAACAACCCGGTCTACCAACGGAAGTACGAACAACTTCTGGAAGGAGGTGTCGGAACGGTCGCCGCGGCACGGTCCGACACGTACGTCCCGGAGTTCAGCTTTCCGCCCCTTGCGGTCGGTGGAGGCGTCTGTCTCGCCGCCGTCCTCTATGTCGCCCTGTCGCCGGAACCGCCTCTCGGCCTCTTCTTCGCTCCGAAATGGACGCTAGGCAACCTCGCGATGCAGCTCGTAACGGGCCTCGTGGCGGGGGCGTGCCTGTCGCTTTCGGGAGCCCTTGCACGGTTCCAGGTCGCGGCCGGAGCCGCCATGACGAAGGTCCGACCCGCGACGGCTCTCGGGCTCGTCGCCGTGGTCTCGTTCTGGCTCGCGTGCCTCGTGTACTACGCGATCGGTCAGTCGCAACACGCGTTCAACCGTTCCCTGTCGCTGACGTTAGGCGCAGCGGCCGGGGTGACGGTCGCCTTCGCACTCGCAGGCTGGTCGCGCGGCGGCGACTTGGCGCTTCAAAACCTCCTATGGTGCGGGAATCTCGTCTACGTCTGCACGATGCTCGGTTGGTCCGTGACGGACGCTCTCAAGGGCAGTGCCTGA
- the metG gene encoding methionine--tRNA ligase, translated as MPKKTSIMTAIPYVNSTPHIGNVLTTLSGDITARYMRMRGHDVFFQVGTDENGLKIKEAAEAKGEDVHTFVDAISQRFADIFQSLKISSDAFVRTTEDRHVKACQELFRRLQATGHIYEGTYEGWYDVSTETFFKEEELVDGLSPDGNEVRWVSEQNWFFRLSAFQQPLLDAYADGTLRVVPETRQNEVLSFINQGLRDLCVSRTNPGWGIPLPDDPSKVIYVWFDALINYLTATGWPDAGWEDAWPPVVQWLGKDILTRFHATLWPAMLMGVGAWDGFVTKERPFTVVAHGWILLGADKISKSKGNVVEPLVLAADLAARAGVPEPIAVDALRYYEAATMSFESDSTFTYEDFDRRYNSDLANDLGNALNRSLSMAHKFVGGSVPEGPSLPEAVEAVWSARSAYDQAMTDFRLDRATDAAWGLVRYLNKAIDTWAPWSLAKNGDASLGSVVRSMLLCLRSAEGLVRPLIPDAADAMAAQLGLPPLTAWDQIGDEGSLPAGTALSQPVPIFPRLETKPATAPAPDKKTMEDKPKSEKPKAGPAPVIEFPDFAKVELRVARIIEAERIEGSEKLMKLQVRIGDEPRQIVAGIAKAYAPLDLIGRQIIVVANLKPAKLMGHESQGMLLAADDTDGAPILLQPERESPDGTSVH; from the coding sequence ATGCCGAAAAAGACCTCGATCATGACGGCGATCCCGTACGTCAACAGCACGCCCCACATCGGCAACGTGTTGACGACCTTGAGCGGCGACATCACCGCTCGGTACATGCGGATGCGCGGGCACGACGTCTTCTTCCAGGTCGGGACCGATGAAAACGGGCTGAAGATCAAGGAAGCGGCCGAAGCGAAGGGCGAAGACGTCCATACGTTCGTCGACGCGATCTCCCAGCGGTTCGCCGACATCTTTCAGAGCCTGAAAATCTCGTCCGACGCTTTCGTGCGGACGACGGAGGACCGTCACGTCAAAGCGTGTCAGGAGCTGTTCCGCCGCCTCCAGGCGACAGGCCATATCTACGAAGGCACCTACGAAGGATGGTACGACGTCTCGACGGAGACCTTTTTCAAGGAGGAGGAGCTCGTCGATGGACTCTCGCCCGACGGCAACGAAGTGCGCTGGGTCAGCGAGCAGAACTGGTTCTTCCGTCTCAGCGCCTTCCAGCAACCCCTCCTTGACGCTTACGCCGATGGCACCCTTCGCGTCGTTCCGGAAACGCGGCAGAACGAGGTTTTGAGCTTCATCAACCAGGGCCTGCGCGACCTCTGCGTGTCCCGGACGAACCCGGGCTGGGGGATCCCCCTTCCCGACGACCCGTCCAAGGTCATTTATGTCTGGTTCGACGCCTTGATCAACTACCTGACAGCGACCGGATGGCCGGACGCGGGCTGGGAGGACGCATGGCCGCCCGTCGTCCAATGGCTGGGCAAAGACATCCTGACCCGGTTCCATGCGACCCTCTGGCCGGCGATGCTTATGGGCGTCGGCGCGTGGGACGGTTTCGTCACGAAAGAGCGGCCGTTCACGGTCGTCGCTCACGGTTGGATCCTGCTCGGAGCGGACAAGATCTCCAAGTCCAAGGGCAACGTCGTCGAGCCGTTGGTCCTGGCCGCCGATCTTGCGGCCCGCGCCGGCGTTCCGGAACCGATCGCCGTGGACGCCCTCCGGTACTACGAGGCCGCGACGATGTCCTTCGAAAGCGACTCGACGTTCACGTACGAGGACTTCGACCGGCGCTACAACTCGGATCTGGCCAATGACCTTGGCAACGCCCTGAACAGGTCGCTGAGCATGGCCCACAAGTTCGTGGGGGGCTCTGTCCCTGAAGGCCCTAGCCTTCCCGAAGCGGTCGAGGCCGTCTGGTCGGCGCGTTCGGCGTACGACCAGGCGATGACCGATTTCCGGCTCGACCGGGCGACGGACGCGGCTTGGGGCCTTGTCCGCTACTTGAACAAAGCGATCGATACTTGGGCTCCGTGGTCGTTGGCCAAGAACGGGGACGCGTCCCTCGGCTCTGTCGTCCGCTCTATGCTGCTGTGCTTGCGTTCAGCCGAAGGACTGGTCCGGCCCTTGATCCCGGACGCCGCGGACGCGATGGCGGCCCAACTCGGCTTGCCCCCCTTGACCGCTTGGGACCAGATCGGTGACGAAGGGTCGTTGCCGGCAGGGACGGCCCTGTCGCAACCTGTCCCGATCTTCCCTAGGCTCGAGACCAAGCCCGCGACAGCCCCCGCACCGGATAAGAAAACAATGGAAGACAAGCCGAAGTCCGAGAAGCCGAAAGCCGGCCCGGCGCCCGTGATCGAGTTCCCGGACTTCGCCAAAGTCGAACTTCGCGTGGCCCGGATCATCGAAGCCGAGAGGATCGAAGGGAGCGAGAAGCTGATGAAGCTCCAAGTCCGGATCGGAGACGAGCCGCGGCAGATCGTGGCCGGGATCGCAAAGGCGTACGCCCCGCTCGACCTGATCGGGCGGCAGATCATCGTCGTCGCGAACCTCAAACCTGCAAAGCTGATGGGCCACGAAAGTCAAGGCATGCTGCTTGCCGCCGACGACACGGACGGGGCTCCGATCCTGCTACAGCCCGAACGGGAGTCTCCCGACGGAACGAGCGTTCACTGA
- a CDS encoding Gfo/Idh/MocA family oxidoreductase, protein MQRREFLKAAAAAGATALGSKLAMASGGPDPAGPAGEAQAKQKRSTMIDATAKKMDKVRVGFIGVGARGSGHVEQMLLIDGVEVTAICDDWKDLADRSAAACVKAGRAKPAVYKDGPLAYKKLLDRSDVDIVIIATPWDWHTRMAVDAMERGKHAFIEVPAAVTIDECWKLVDTSEKTRKLCMMMENVCYGREELMVLNMCRLGVFGELLHGEGAYIHDLRGQMHEVEHGTGSWRTVQYQKRNGNLYPTHGLGPVAQYMGVNRGDRFDFLSSVSSPSRVRSIYAKKNFPPDHKWNKTPFVCGDINTSLIKTVLGRSIMVQWDEQLPRPYNRLNLIQGTKGVWGGFPDRVVVEGMSKSTDSWEEDDKLKPYYEKFDHPLWKRIASDPSNKGGHGGMDFIMLWRIVYCLRNGLPLDQDVYDAAAWSAISPLSEASVKNRGKSLDFPDFTRGGWKLRKPLPAVS, encoded by the coding sequence ATGCAACGCAGGGAGTTCCTGAAAGCGGCGGCGGCGGCAGGAGCGACCGCCCTCGGCTCGAAGCTGGCAATGGCGTCCGGAGGTCCGGATCCGGCAGGACCGGCCGGTGAAGCGCAGGCCAAACAAAAGCGGTCGACGATGATCGACGCGACCGCAAAGAAGATGGACAAGGTCCGCGTCGGGTTCATCGGCGTCGGCGCACGCGGCAGTGGCCACGTCGAGCAAATGCTGCTGATCGACGGCGTGGAAGTGACGGCCATCTGCGACGATTGGAAGGACCTTGCCGACCGCTCGGCCGCCGCCTGCGTCAAGGCCGGACGTGCGAAACCGGCCGTCTATAAGGACGGCCCCTTGGCGTACAAAAAACTGCTGGACCGCAGCGACGTCGACATCGTCATCATTGCGACGCCGTGGGATTGGCACACACGGATGGCCGTCGACGCCATGGAGCGAGGCAAGCACGCCTTCATCGAAGTCCCGGCCGCCGTCACGATCGACGAGTGCTGGAAACTGGTCGACACGTCTGAAAAGACCCGCAAGCTGTGCATGATGATGGAGAACGTCTGCTACGGCCGTGAAGAGCTCATGGTGCTCAACATGTGCCGCCTCGGCGTCTTCGGCGAACTCCTCCATGGCGAAGGTGCCTATATCCACGATCTGCGCGGCCAGATGCACGAGGTCGAACACGGCACGGGTTCGTGGCGGACCGTCCAATACCAGAAGCGCAACGGGAACCTTTATCCGACGCACGGTCTCGGGCCTGTCGCCCAGTACATGGGCGTCAACCGTGGCGACCGGTTCGACTTTCTTTCGTCGGTCAGCTCTCCGAGCCGCGTCCGGTCGATTTACGCGAAGAAGAACTTCCCGCCCGACCACAAGTGGAACAAGACGCCGTTCGTCTGCGGCGACATCAACACGTCGCTGATCAAGACCGTCCTTGGGCGGTCGATCATGGTGCAGTGGGACGAACAACTGCCCCGCCCGTACAATCGGTTGAACCTGATACAGGGGACCAAAGGCGTTTGGGGCGGCTTCCCGGACCGTGTGGTCGTGGAAGGGATGTCCAAGAGTACGGACTCCTGGGAAGAGGACGACAAGCTCAAGCCGTATTACGAAAAGTTCGACCACCCGTTGTGGAAGCGCATCGCGAGCGACCCTTCGAACAAGGGAGGCCACGGCGGGATGGATTTCATTATGCTGTGGCGGATCGTCTATTGCCTCAGGAACGGCCTCCCGCTCGATCAAGACGTCTACGACGCCGCGGCATGGTCGGCCATCTCGCCGTTGAGCGAAGCGTCCGTGAAGAATCGAGGAAAGTCCCTGGACTTCCCCGACTTCACGAGGGGCGGATGGAAGTTGCGGAAGCCTCTTCCCGCTGTGTCCTGA
- a CDS encoding phosphoribosylformylglycinamidine cyclo-ligase gives MPEDALTYASSGVDIDVADQAVRLIVPAVEATHNERVLGGIGGFGALFQATFPDMANPVLVSSIDGVGTKTKVAAMAGDWSGIGKDLVNHCVNDILCQGARPLYFLDYFGCSRLSPQVFDQVVSGAAAACQDVGCALIGGETAELPGVYADEEIDVVGAITGVVDFDKRLPRPKASPGDRLVGIASNGLHTNGYSLARRALFEVGGLSVRDKLAGTDETLADALLMPHRCYFHPVHTVVQESAGVLGAAHITGGGITGNLPRSLPHGVQAVVNKRSWEPLQIFRTIQAVGNVPEDEMFRTFNMGIGMILIVSHDQAAPVVARLNALGEHAAEIGELRPGSGDVHFV, from the coding sequence ATGCCCGAAGACGCCTTGACGTACGCCTCATCCGGCGTCGACATCGACGTGGCGGACCAGGCCGTACGCCTGATCGTGCCCGCCGTCGAAGCGACGCACAACGAGCGCGTCCTCGGTGGGATCGGCGGTTTTGGTGCCTTGTTCCAGGCGACGTTTCCGGACATGGCCAACCCGGTCTTGGTCAGTAGCATCGACGGAGTCGGCACGAAGACCAAGGTCGCGGCCATGGCCGGGGACTGGTCCGGGATCGGAAAGGACCTCGTCAACCATTGCGTCAACGACATTCTCTGTCAGGGAGCACGGCCGCTGTACTTCCTCGACTACTTCGGGTGCTCCCGCCTTTCACCGCAAGTCTTCGACCAGGTCGTCTCAGGTGCGGCGGCGGCGTGCCAGGACGTGGGTTGCGCGCTCATCGGCGGAGAGACGGCCGAACTCCCCGGCGTCTATGCCGATGAAGAGATCGACGTCGTCGGCGCGATTACGGGAGTCGTCGACTTTGACAAACGGCTGCCGCGGCCCAAAGCCTCCCCTGGGGACCGATTGGTCGGCATCGCGTCGAACGGACTCCACACGAACGGCTACTCGTTAGCAAGGCGGGCCCTCTTCGAGGTCGGCGGGCTATCGGTTCGGGACAAGCTCGCCGGTACGGACGAGACGTTGGCAGACGCCTTGCTCATGCCCCACCGCTGTTATTTCCATCCGGTCCATACCGTCGTCCAAGAGTCGGCCGGTGTGTTGGGCGCCGCCCACATCACGGGTGGAGGCATCACAGGCAACCTTCCGCGCTCGCTCCCCCATGGCGTGCAAGCGGTCGTCAACAAGCGTTCGTGGGAGCCCCTCCAGATCTTCCGCACCATACAGGCGGTCGGAAACGTGCCGGAAGACGAGATGTTCCGGACCTTCAACATGGGCATCGGGATGATCTTGATCGTCTCCCACGACCAGGCCGCACCCGTCGTCGCGCGATTGAACGCCTTGGGAGAGCACGCGGCCGAGATCGGTGAACTCCGCCCCGGTTCCGGTGACGTGCACTTCGTCTGA
- a CDS encoding metallophosphoesterase has translation MALKILHTNDLHGRLRPDRFAFLSHARDRADLYFDTGDCIKTGNLGVPVGREEVWGLFQRLRCDASVIGNRETHVLEAAFRAKLAGATHPVLCANLHKRDGTSPLSSSLILERSGFKIGVFGVSVAMVTARMKTRSASAYLWDPPIETAVKVAAELRPQVDAVFALTHIGLAQDRVLAEAGGDIDVIFGGHSHSVLEKPELVAGTWICQGGSHARFFGEYVWDGQTLTGGLTAWA, from the coding sequence TTGGCGCTGAAGATCCTCCACACGAACGACCTGCACGGACGACTCCGGCCGGATCGGTTCGCGTTCCTGTCCCATGCCCGTGACCGTGCCGACCTCTATTTCGACACCGGTGACTGCATCAAGACCGGCAATCTCGGCGTTCCGGTCGGCCGGGAGGAGGTATGGGGACTTTTCCAACGACTCCGTTGCGACGCGAGCGTGATCGGTAACCGGGAGACGCACGTGCTCGAAGCGGCGTTCCGAGCGAAACTGGCGGGTGCGACCCATCCCGTCCTCTGCGCCAACCTCCATAAGCGCGATGGGACGTCACCGTTGTCGTCCTCTCTGATCCTTGAGAGAAGCGGGTTCAAAATCGGCGTTTTCGGCGTTTCCGTCGCCATGGTGACGGCGCGGATGAAGACCCGGTCGGCCAGCGCCTACCTCTGGGACCCGCCGATCGAGACGGCCGTCAAAGTCGCGGCCGAGCTTCGGCCCCAGGTCGACGCGGTCTTCGCCCTGACCCATATCGGACTCGCCCAAGACCGCGTCCTAGCTGAAGCAGGAGGCGACATCGATGTGATTTTCGGGGGTCACTCTCACTCCGTCTTGGAGAAGCCCGAACTCGTCGCCGGGACATGGATCTGTCAAGGAGGTTCCCACGCGCGGTTCTTCGGCGAATACGTGTGGGACGGCCAGACTTTGACCGGCGGCTTGACGGCCTGGGCTTAA
- the secG gene encoding preprotein translocase subunit SecG, with amino-acid sequence MKIAYYILLTLGILAAVVFSLIVLMTGKGDAMSGGSSGIRTTFKGRQTIEDKIGRMTLYLGGAFMLIMLALDWLGANGAFN; translated from the coding sequence ATGAAGATCGCCTATTACATCCTGCTCACGCTCGGCATCTTGGCGGCCGTCGTATTCTCGCTCATCGTCCTGATGACGGGTAAGGGCGATGCGATGTCCGGTGGCAGCAGCGGCATCCGTACGACCTTCAAAGGGCGTCAAACGATCGAAGACAAGATCGGAAGAATGACCCTGTATCTAGGCGGCGCGTTCATGCTGATCATGCTGGCCTTGGACTGGCTCGGCGCGAACGGCGCCTTCAATTAA
- a CDS encoding FAD-dependent oxidoreductase, with protein sequence MKCDVLIVGGGTGGSAAAAALKGRGLTVVLTEETDCLGGQFTSQCVPPDEHPWIEQFGCTRRYREFRYRARRSALTRTSRADLSPYDGGFNPGQGWVSRLCTLPSDFALAFRTQLESGPVVGPDSEGSLLVLLRHVATAAMTDGCTVRAVHVRNVATGEEQWIEPRFVLDATETGDLLPMTGTEWTLGAESKDETGEPHAVDGPAQPDNVQAFTWCAAIEWDGSGADHTIAEPEDYGFWREFVPPHWTGRLLDLTFPNVRTGEPMTLPLFEPEDGEVSTYRSGGPLTLFGYRQIVSQSQGIQGSNPVTVMNWPQNDYMTGSIVEVDGASREAHLRGSRQLTLSVLYWLQTETGFRGLRLRPDVTGTRDGLAKAPYIREGRRIKSLTTVLEQDVAVDCNPGRDRARDVADSVGVGAYRIDLHPAVNGAATIDIGALPFQIPLGALVPKETANLLPACKNIGTTHVTNGCFRLHPVEWNIGESAGLLALFCIVHGVPPQAVHASPALLAEFQGLLIREGIETEWPRLGPL encoded by the coding sequence GTGAAGTGCGACGTGTTGATCGTCGGCGGAGGCACGGGCGGGTCGGCCGCGGCCGCCGCCCTCAAGGGTCGGGGCTTGACCGTTGTCCTGACCGAAGAGACCGATTGCCTCGGCGGACAGTTCACGTCCCAATGCGTCCCTCCGGACGAACACCCTTGGATCGAGCAGTTCGGGTGTACCCGTCGCTACCGGGAGTTCCGATACCGGGCGCGGCGGTCTGCCCTGACTCGGACAAGCCGGGCCGACCTGTCCCCGTACGACGGCGGTTTTAACCCCGGGCAGGGATGGGTCAGCCGCCTCTGTACCCTCCCGTCGGACTTTGCCCTGGCCTTCCGGACACAGCTCGAATCCGGCCCCGTCGTCGGCCCGGACAGTGAAGGAAGCCTTCTTGTCCTTCTGCGTCACGTCGCGACCGCGGCGATGACCGACGGTTGTACGGTACGGGCCGTCCACGTCCGGAACGTGGCCACCGGAGAAGAACAGTGGATCGAACCAAGGTTCGTCCTCGACGCCACGGAGACGGGCGACCTCTTACCGATGACAGGGACGGAATGGACGCTCGGGGCGGAAAGCAAAGACGAGACGGGCGAACCGCACGCCGTCGACGGGCCGGCCCAGCCGGACAACGTCCAGGCCTTTACATGGTGCGCGGCCATCGAGTGGGACGGTAGCGGCGCAGACCACACGATCGCAGAGCCCGAGGACTATGGCTTCTGGCGTGAGTTCGTGCCGCCCCATTGGACGGGCCGCCTTCTGGACTTGACCTTCCCGAACGTCAGGACGGGCGAACCCATGACCTTGCCGTTGTTCGAACCTGAAGACGGCGAAGTCTCAACGTACAGGTCAGGTGGGCCATTGACGTTGTTCGGATACCGCCAGATCGTTTCGCAGAGCCAAGGGATTCAGGGATCGAACCCGGTCACCGTCATGAACTGGCCGCAGAACGACTACATGACCGGGTCGATCGTCGAGGTCGACGGCGCGTCGCGAGAGGCCCACCTGCGTGGCAGCAGGCAATTGACGCTGAGCGTCCTCTATTGGCTTCAGACCGAAACGGGGTTCCGCGGCCTCCGGTTGCGACCCGATGTCACGGGCACCCGCGACGGTTTGGCGAAAGCGCCGTACATCCGTGAGGGCCGAAGGATCAAGTCTCTGACGACCGTTTTGGAACAAGACGTGGCCGTCGACTGTAATCCGGGACGAGACCGTGCGCGGGACGTCGCGGACAGCGTCGGCGTCGGCGCGTACCGCATCGACCTCCATCCCGCCGTCAACGGTGCCGCGACCATCGATATCGGCGCCTTGCCGTTCCAGATCCCGCTCGGCGCTCTCGTACCAAAGGAGACGGCAAACCTGTTGCCCGCGTGCAAGAACATCGGGACGACCCACGTGACCAACGGCTGCTTCCGGCTCCACCCCGTGGAGTGGAACATCGGCGAGTCCGCCGGTCTGCTCGCCTTGTTCTGCATCGTCCACGGAGTGCCTCCACAAGCCGTCCACGCTTCGCCCGCCCTGTTGGCCGAGTTTCAGGGTCTTCTGATCCGGGAAGGCATCGAGACGGAGTGGCCCCGACTAGGCCCACTTTGA